The following nucleotide sequence is from Thioalkalivibrio sp. XN279.
GGATGTGGTGGCGAACGAGGACGGCTCCTTCGACGTGCTTGCGGCGCCGTCCGATTTCGAGCAGGTGCGCGACGCGCTCGTGGCTGCGGGGCTCGAGCCGGAAGAGGCCGAGGTGACCATGCGGGCCGCCACCGGCGTGGAGGTGGATGGGGACGATGCCGACCAGGTGCTCAAGCTGCTGGAGATGCTCGAAGACCTGGACGACGTGCAGGATGTATACAGCAACGCAGAACTTTCGGATGAAGTGCTCGCGGGCGCCTGAACGGGGCCCGGGCGGAGGCGGATGACGGCGTCACTGACCATCCTCGGCATCGACCCCGGTTCGCAGGTGACCGGCTTTGGCGTCATCACCGCCCGGGGGACGACGCTGGCCTACCGGGCCAGCGGCTGCATCCGTACCGGCGGCGGCGAAATGGCCGCGCGACTGCGCATCATCTTCGAGGGCGCTGCACGCCTGGTGGAACAGTACGCCCCGGACGAAATCTGTATCGAGCGGGTGTTCATGCACCGCAACGCGGACAGTGCCCTGAAGCTGGGCCACGCGCGCGCGGCGGCACTGTGCGGCACTTTTACCCGGCCCGTCCCGGTGCACGAGTATGCCGCCCGCGAAGTGAAGCAGGCGGTCACCGGCAGCGGCGGCGCCGAGAAGTCGCAGGTCGCGCACATGGTGCGCCGCTTGCTCGCCCTGGAAGGGCCATTGGCGGCCGATGCGGCGGATGCGCTGGCCGTGGCGATCTGCCACGCCCAGTTGCGCGGTGGCCGTGCCCTGAGGGCCCAGCTCACGGCAGGAGGGCGCGCATGATCGGTTTTCTCAAGGGCGTCCTGGCAGCAAAGCATCCGCCGCAACTGCTGGTGGATGTCGGCGGCGTGGGCTACGAGATCGATGCCCCCATGTCCACCTTTTACCAGTTGCCCGAGACGGGCGAGCCCGTGCACCTGCTCACCCACCTGCTGGTGCGCGAGGACGCGCACGTGCTCTACGGCTTCGCCACGGAGCAGGAGCGGCAGCTGTTTCGCAACCTGATCAAGGTCGGCGGCGTGGGCGCGCGGACTGCGCTCGCCATCCTCTCGGGCATCAGCGTGGAGGCCTTCGCGCGCTGCGTGCAGGCCGAGGACGCGGTCTCGCTGACGAAGATCCCGGGGGTGGGGCGCAAGACCGCCGAGCGTCTCATCGTGGAGATGCGCGACCGGTTGAAGCAGACCGGCGCCGGCGTGGCGCAGTCGATCTCGACCGGCGCCACCGGCTCGCCGTCCGACGAGGCTTTCGGCGCCCTGGTGGCGCTCGGTTACCGCCCCGCCGAGGCGCAGCGCCTGCTGAAGCTGGTGGAAGACAAGGCGGACTCGACCGAGGCCATGATCCGCGCGGCGCTGCAGGCGGCAGCAAGGTGAGCACATGATCGAGCACGATCGCCTGGTGACCGCGGCCGCGGGGAGCGAGGACGAGGCGCTGGACCGGGCCATTCGGCCGCGGCTGCTGGATGACTATGTCGGCCAGTCCTCGGTGCGCCGCCAGATGGAGATCTTCATCAAGGCCGCGCGGCAGCGCCAGGAAGCGCTGGACCACGTGCTGATTTTCGGTCCGCCCGGACTGGGCAAGACGACGCTGGCGCATATCGTGGCCAACGAGCTCGGCGTCCACCTGCGCCACACCTCGGGCCCGGTGCTGGAGCGTGCCGGCGACCTGGCGGCCATCCTGACCAATCTCGAGCCGCGCGACGTGCTGTTCGTGGACGAGATTCACCGCCTCAGCCCCGTGGTCGAGGAAATCCTTTATCCGGCCATGGAAGATTTCCAGCTCGACATCATCATCGGCGAGGGGCCGGGCGCGCGCTCGATCAAGATCGACCTGCCGCCTTTCACGCTGGTGGGTGCGACCACGCGTGCCGGGCTACTCACCTCGCCGCTCAGGGACCGCTTCGGCATCGTGCAGCGGCTCGAGTTCTACGACGACCAGGAGCTGACGCGCATCGTGACGCGTTCGGCGGGGATCCTCGACGTGCCGGCGGACCCTGAGGGCGCGCACGAGATCGCGCGGCGCTCCCGCGGCACGCCGCGCATCGCCAACCGCCTCCTGCGCCGGGTGCGGGACTACGCCCAGGTCGAGGGCGGCGGTCATATCGACGCCGCCGTGGCCCGGGCGGCCATGGACATGCTCGAGGTCGATCCGCGCGGTTTCGACCAGATGGACCGGCGCCTGCTGCTGACCATCATGGAGAAGTTCGACGGCGGGCCGGTCGGGGTCGACAGCCTCGCCGCCGCGATCGGCGAGGAGCGCGGCACCATCGAGGACGTGCTGGAGCCGTTCCTCATCCAGCAGGGACTGATGATGCGCACGGCGCGCGGCCGCATGGCGACGCGCCAGGCCTACCTGCATTTCGGGCTCCCGGCCCCCTCGCGGGCGCTGGATCCCGAGACCCTGTCGCTGTTCGAGCAGGGCGAGTCGGCGTCGCCGGGTTCGGAATGATGGACGCGCGGCTGGCGGCGCCCTTCGCCTGGCGTGTGCGCGTGTATTACGAGGACACCGACCTCGGCGGGGTGGTGTACTACGCCAATTACCTCAAGTACCTGGAGCGCGCCCGCAGCGAATGGCTGCGCCACCTCGGCGTGTCCCAGTCCGCCCTGCTGGCGGAGGCGGGCCTGCTGTTCGCCATCACGGCCGTCAACATCCGTTACCTCAGGCCGGCGCGCTTCGAGGACGAGCTGGTCGTATCCGTGGCGCTCGAGCGCATGCGCCGCGCCAGCATGAGTTTCAGCCAGTCCATCAGGCGCGACACGGCCGATGGGGAACTGTTGTGCACGGCGGAAGTCACAGCAGCGTGCCTGCGCGCGCAGGACATGCGACCTGCGCCGCTCCCGCCGCATCTTTTCCAGGAGTAGAGCCAGCATGCAACACGACCTATCCATCCTGAGACTCATCCTGGAAGCCAGCCTGGTGGTGCAGCTGGTGATGGCGCTGCTGCTGCTCGCATCGGTGGCCTCATGGGCGGTGATCATCCAGAAGAACCGGGTCCTGAACAGCGCCCGCTCGCAGGCCGAGGGTTTCGAAAAGGAGTTCTGGTCCGGCGGCGACCTCAACGGCCTGTATCGCCGCATCTCGGCACGCGAGAGCGCCTCCACCGGCATGGCGGGCATCTTCGAGGCCGGCTTTCGCGAGTTCAGCCGGTTGCGCAAGCAGGAGGACCTGCAGGCCAGCCAGGTGGTGGAAGGGGCGCGGCGCGCCATGCTGGTGTCGCAGATGCGCGAGGCGGACCGGCTGGAGCAGAACCTGGCCTTTCTTGCCACGGTGGGCTCGACCAGTCCCTACGTCGGGCTGTTCGGCACCGTGTGGGGCATCATGAACGCCTTCATCGCGCTGGGTAACGTGCAGCAGGCCACGCTGGCCATGGTCGCGCCGGGCATCGCCGAAGCGCTCATCGCCACGGCCATGGGCTTGTTTGCGGCCATCCCGGCCGTCATCGCCTATAACCGCTACGCCGACACCGTGACGCGCCTGGAAAGCCGCTACGACACCTTCATGGAGGAGTTCTCCACCATCCTGCAGCGGCACGCGCGGCGCGCGGCGGAGGCCTGAGCATGCCTCCCGGTCGCCGCGGCCGCCGGCTCATGGGCGAGATCAACGTCGTGCCGTACATCGACGTGATGCTGGTGCTATTGATCATCTTCATGGTGACGGCCCCGTTGTTGACGCAGGGCATCGAGGTGGAACTGCCCAAGGTGGGCGCACAGCCGCTGGATCCTGCGGACTACCTCGACGAGGAGGCGCTGGTGCTCTCGGTCGATGCCGCGGGCAACCTCTACCTGAATTTCGGCGAGCGCACTGCGCCCGTCAGCGTGGAAGACGCGACCGAGCAGGCCAGGGCGTTGCTCAGCCGGGGACCGGACAGGCCGGTGCTCGTCCGCGCCGACGCGCGTGCCAGCTACGGCGACGTCGCACTCGCCATGCGGGTATTGCAGGACGCGGGCGCCGGACAGATCGGCATGGTGACCGATCCCGAGGAACTGAACATTCCGGGAGGCCGCTAGGCCGTGCTCGATTTCCTGCAGCAGCACGCGCGGGCCCTGGTGCTGGCGGGCTTGATGCACGCGGCGCTGATCGCCGTGCTGGTGCTGGGCCTGCCCGGCCTGCCGGTGACCCAGGTCGGCGCCCCGCCGGTGGAGCGCCCGCCGGTGCAGGCCGTGGCGGTCAGCGAGGCCGACCTGCGCGCGGTGGAGCAGCAACGCGAGGCCGACCGGCAGGCGGAGCTGCGCCGCCAGCGCGAGGCGGAGGAAGCGCGCCGCCTCGAGCAGCTGCGCATCCAGCGCGAGCGCGAGGCCGCCGAACAGCAGGCGCGCGCCGAAGCCGAACGCCAGGCCGAGGCGCAGCGGGCTGCGGAAGCGGCTCGCAAGGCAGAGGAAGCGCGCAAGGTCGAGGAAGCCCGCCAGGCCGAGGCGGCGCGCAAGGCCGAGGAAGCGAAGCGTGCCGAGGAGGCGCGCAAGGCGGAGGAGGCCAGGCGCAAGGAAGAGGCGCGCAAGGCGGAGGAAGCCCGGCGTGCCGAGGAGGCGCGCAAGGCGGCCGAGGCAGCGGCACGGCGCGAAGCAGAGCGCCTGGCCGCAGAAAAACGTGCGCAGGAGGAGCGCCAGCGGCAGCTGGCGGCGCAGATCGAGGAGGAACAACGCATCATGCGCCTGCGCACGTCGCAGGAGTATGGTGCCTGGCTGGGCGCGATCCAGTCCCAGGTCCAGCGCAACTGGAACCGGCCGCCATCGGCTCGTCCCGGGCTGCAATGCGAAGTCCGCGTCGGGCTGATCCCGGGCATGGAAGTCGTCAGCGCGGAAATCGTAAGCTGCAACGGCGACGATGCCGTGCGCCGCTCCATCCTGGCGGCAGTGGAACGGGCCTCGCCGTTGCCTCGCCCTTCCGATCCCGCACTTTTCGAGCGCAGTATTGTCTTCATATTCAAGCCCGAGGATTGAACCGACCCATGAGCCAACGCATCGCCGCCCTGTTCGCCTTCCTTTTCCTGCTCGTGCCTGCGGCGCAGGCCGAGCTGCGCATCGAGATCACCCAGGGCGTGAGCGAGGCGGTACCCATCGCCGTGGTGCCGTTCGGCTACACAGGAGAGGGCAGGCCGGCGCTCGACCTGGCTGCGGTGATCGACAGCGACCTGGCCTCGAGCGGGCGTTTTGCACCCATGGACCGACGTGACATGGTGGCGCGGCCGACGCGCGCCGAGGACGTGCGGCTGGATGACTGGCGCCTGCTGAAGACCGACATCCTGGTGATCGGGCAGGTCAGCCCGCTGGACGGCGACCGCTACGCGGTGGAGTTCCAGGTTTTCGACGTCTTTCGTGGCGAGCCCCTGATGGCTTTCAGCCTCACGGCGGCGGCTGCGAACCTGCGCGGCGCGGCGCACCGCATCGCCGACATGATCTTCGAGCGGCTCACCGGCGTGCCCGGCATTTTCTCGACCCGCATCGCCTACGTCACCGTCGACAAGTCCGGCGAGCGGAATCGCTACCGGCTGTGGCTCGCGGATGCGGACGGCGCCCGGCAAACCGCGATCGCCGAGTCATCCCAGCCGATCATGTCCCCCGCGTGGGCGCCGGACGGCCGGCGCATCGCCTACGTGTCCTTCGAGTCGGGCGTGTCGCGCATTTTCGTGCAGGAAGTGGCCACGGGGCGGCGTGAGGTGGTGTCGGGCCAGCCGGGTATCAACTCCGCCCCCGCATGGTCGCCCGACGGCCGCAAGCTTGCGCTCGTCCTCGGCGGCGTGGACGGCAATCTCGACATCCACGTGCTCTCGCTGGACTCGGGCCGGCTGCAGCAGGTCACGCGACACCCCGCCATCGACACCGAGCCCGACTGGGCACCGGATGGCCGCAGCCTGTATTTCACTTCGGACCGGGCCGGCCGGCCGCAGGTGTATCGCGTGGGCCTGGACGGCGACACCCCGCGACGCGTGACCTTCGAAGGCGTGTACAACGCGCGGCCGCGCATTTCGCCGGACGGCTCGCAGCTGGCCGTGGTGCACAACGACCGGGGGAATTTCCGTATCGCGCTGTTCGACCTGGCGCGCGGCTCGCTGCGGGTGTTGTCCGAAGGGCGCCAGGACGAGTCGCCGAGTTTCGCCCCCAACGGCAGCATGGTCATCTACGCCACGCGTGATGGCGGCCGCGGCGTGCTGGCGGCGACATCCACCGACGGGCGCGTGAAGCAGCGCATCGCGACCACCGAGGGAGAAGTGCGCGAGCCGGTGTGGTCGCCTTACCCCCGCTAGTGCGAACAGTTAACATAGTGCAACTTATCGCCACGCCACCTGCGGCGCGGCAAGGCCAAGAGGAACAAAACGCCATGTCCATGCGCAAGATTTTCATCGTGCTCGCCAGCGCGCTCGTGCTCGCCGCCTGCACCCGGACGACCGAGCCCGAGGAACCGGTTTCCGGCTCCGCCGTGGAGCCGGAGGACGGCTTCGTCACCCAGCCGTTGCCCGACGACGGCAGCTACGTCAATGGCCGCCCGGTGGAAGGCGGCTTCGGCGCCGGGGAAGGCGCCGAGGCGCTGTTGGGCCGGTCCATCATTTATTTCGACTTCGACTCCGCCGCGATCCGCGCCGAGTACACCGAGACGCTGGCGGCGCACGCCGACGAGCTGGTGGGCAATCCCGCCCTGACGGTCCGCCTCGAGGGACACACCGACGAGCGCGGTTCACGCGAGTACAACATCGGCCTGGGTGAGCGCCGTGCACAGGCGGTGCGCCGTGCGCTCATGCTCCAGGGCGTGCCCGCCGCGCAGCTGACCACGGTGAGCTACGGTGAAGAGCAGCCGGCCGTGACGGGGAGCGACGAGGAGGCCTGGGCCATGAACCGCCGCGTCGAGATCGTGTACCCGCAATGAACATGCGCAAGACCTGGCTGGTACTGGCAAGTGCCGCCTTGCTTGGCGGCTGCCTGCTGCCCCCCGAGGAAGATCCCGTGCTGATCAAGCTCGAGGAACTCGACCGTCGCGTCGGCGCGATCGAGCGCGTGGTACGCAACGAGAGCCTGTTGCAGATCGCCACCGAGCTCGAGGTGCTGCGCGAGGAAGTGCGTGGCCTGCGCGGCGCTTCCGAGGCGCTGCAGTACGAGGCGGAGAATGCCGCCACGCGGCAGCGCGACCAGTACCTCGACCTCGACCAGCGCCTGCAGTCGCTGGAACGCCGTACGCGCGGGGGGCAGCCTGAAGACGCAGTCGAGGGGCTGCCGGGGGGCGGTGCGTTGGCCGTGCCTGTGCCGGTGACGCCGGCGCCGGCCGCGAACGGGTCGGCCGGAAACGTGTCGGCCGGCAACGGCCAGGCCGCCTACCAGGCGGCGCTGGAGCTGCTGCGCCAGGGACGTTATGCCCAGGCCGAGGAGGCGTTCCGCCAGTTCCTGGCGGATTTCCCCGACAGCGACCTGGTCGATAACGGCTTGTACTGGCTGGCCGAGACCCATTACGTCAACCGGGACTTCGAGACGGCCCTTGCCACCTTCCGCCAGGTGCTCGAGAAGCATCCGAACTCGCGCAAGGCGCCGGATGCACTCTTGAAGGCGGGCTTCTGCGAGTACGAGTTGCAGCGCTTCGACGAGGCGCAGGCAACGCTACAGGCCGTGATGGAACAATATCCCGACTCGACGGCGGCGCGGCTGGCGACGCAGCGGCTCGAACGCATCCGCTCCGAGCAGCGTTAACGGCAGATGAGCGCGGCGAGCGAGGAGGCCGTGCGCGCCGAGGCGGCGCTGCGGATCACCGAGATATTCCTTTCGGTGCAGGGCGAGGCGAGCAGCGTCGGCTGGCCGACGGTGTTCGTGCGCCTGACCGGTTGTCCCCTGCGCTGCACTTATTGCGACACGGCCTACGCATTCCACGGCGGCGAGCGGCTGTCACTGGACGAGATACTGGCCCGTGTCGCCGGCCACGGCGTGCGCCACGTCTGCGTCACCGGCGGTGAGCCGCTGGCGCAGCGCGCCTGCCTCGACCTGGTGACGCGCCTGTGCGACGCCGGATACGCCGTGTCGGTGGAAACCAGCGGCGCGCTGGATATCGGCGGCCTGGATCCGCGTGCGCAGCGCGTGATGGACGTCAAGACGCCGGCCTCGGGAGAATCCGCCCGCAACCTTCCCACCAACCTGGACGCGTTGCGCCGCCAGGACTGCGCCAAGTTCGTCGTCTGCGACCGCGCCGATTACGATTGGGCGCGGCAGTTCGTCAGTGAACACGGCCTGGCGACGCGCTGCGAGGTGCTGTTCTCGCCGTGCTGGGGCCGGGTGGCGCCGGCAGCGCTGGCGGAGTGGATCCTTGCGGACCGGCTCCCGGTCCGTTTCCAGTTGCAGCTGCACAAGGTCCTGTGGGGCGATGTCCCGGGACGGTGATACGTCGGCCGCACGTGCGGTCGTGCTGCTGTCCGGCGGCCTGGACTCGGCCACCGTCCTCGCCGCCGCGGTGCACGCGGGACTCGAGTGCCACACGCTGAGCTTCCGTTACGGCCAGCGCCACGACGCGGAGCTGGTCGCGGCAGCGCGCATCTCCACCGCCCTGGGGGCGGCTTCGCACCGCGTCATCGGCATCGACCTGGGCACGGTCGGCGGCTCGGCGCTGACCGATCCGGATATCGCGGTTCCCGAGGCGCCGTCCGCGGGCATCCCGGTGACCTACGTGCCGGCGCGCAACAGCGTTTTCCTGGCTCTCGGGATGGGCCTCGCCGAGGTGCTGGAGGCCGACGAACTGCACATCGGCGTGAACGCCGTGGACTATTCCGGATATCCGGATTGCCGCCCCGAGTTCATCGCGGCCTTTACGCGCGTGGCCGCGCTGGCGACGCGTCGCGCGGTGGAGGGCAGGCCGCTGTGCATCCAGGCGCCGCTGATCGAGCTCAGCAAGGCGGACATCATTCGTTGGGGCGTCGCACTCGGCGTGGACTATGCGCTCACCGTATCCTGCTACCAGGCCGACGCGGACGGGACCGCCTGCGGCCGCTGCGATGCGTGTCGCCTGCGTCGCGAGGGCTTCGCGGCGGCCGGCGTGCCCGACCCGACCCGATACCGCAGCCCGGAGTGATGGGCTAAACTGTCGCGCCCGCGGGACCTGCCCGCGCGTGTCCCGCCCGTAAGGGCCGTTAGCTCAATCGGTAGAGCAGCGGGCTTTTAACCCGTTGGTTCTGGGTTCGAGTCCCAGGCGGCCCACCATTCACTCCTGCACGCAGCCTATCGCGGCGGTGCGCCGTGGCGTCCCTGGCCGGCGCTGAAAGCCGCTGCACCGTCACGGGCTTCAGTGCGCAGGGCGTCCAGCCCGGCGGCAAACTCGGCCTGCAGCGCCGCCATCTCGTCGGGAAACACCCCGTAGCGCAGGGCGTCGCGGTCGCTGCGCAGGCAGGCCTGTGGCGCCTCAGCCAGCGCAGCGGCAAGCGCGAGGGCGGCAGAAAGCGCGGCGCCGTGTTCGACGACGCGGTCGCACAGGCCGATGGCGAGGCATTCCTCGGCATCGATCCGCCGCCCGCTGAGCACCAGGTCCAGGGCGCGGCCCAGGCCGACGATGCGCGGCAGCCGGACAGTGCCGCCGTCGATCAGCGGTACGCCCCAGCGCCGGCACAGCACGCCCATCCAGGCGCTGCGCTCCATCACCCGCAGGTCGCACCACAACGCCAGTTCCATGCCGCCGGCGACCGCGGGTCCGGCGATCGCCGCGATCACCGGCTTGCTCAAGCGCAATCGCGTCGGTCCCATCGGGCCGAGGGGCGGCTCGCCGCGCTCGCCGAAATGCAATTGCGCCAGCCAGGCATCGGCCTGCCCGGCGGCCAGGGTCTTGAGGTCGAAGCCGGCACAAAAGCTGTCGCCGCTCCCGGTCAGCACGGCGACCGCGGCGTCGGCATCGGCTTCGAAAGCCAGCATCGCGTGGTAGAGCTGCAAGGCGGTAGCCGGGTCTACGGCGTTGCGCACGCCCGGCCGGGCAAGCGAGATCACGGTGACGTGCCCCTGGCGGGTGCTTTCGACGGTCCGTGGCGAGGTCTGGTCGATGGGCTCGGACATGTTCGTAAGCTATTGATTTGAAATGGGACTGCGCGACATGTTACCCTGCCTTGACTCGACGTGACGACCTGGAGACCGCTGCTCGCGCGGCGCCTAGCCGATGATGCGTGCCGGACCAGACCGCAGGCTTGCCCGGATCACCGGGGGTTTCGCCGCCGCCGTTGCCCTGGGCGACAGGTACAGCGCGGACGTCAATCACTCGCACTAAGACAATACAGGCCCCGGTGCCGAACGCCAGGGTCGCAAGGAGTTTTTTCATGTGTGGAATCGCCGGCGAGATTCGCTTCGACGGCGCTGCGGCCGACACCGGGCGCGTGCAACGGATGCTTGACCTGATGAGCGCGCGCGGGCCCGACGACGACGGGCTGGTGGCACAGGGGCCGGTCGCCCTGGGCCACCGGCGCCTCGCGATCGTCGACCTGTCGGAGCGCGGTGCACAGCCGATGCGCGACCAGGAGCTCGGCCTGACGATCGTCTTCAACGGCTGCATCTACAACCACGACGAGTTGCGCCGTCGCCTCTCCGGCAAGGGTTACCGCTTTTTCTCCCGCAGCGACACCGAAGTGATTCTCAAGGCCTACCACGCCTGGGGCGAGCGTTGCGTCGAGGAGTTCAAGGGCATGTTCGCCTTCTGCCTGCGCGAGCACGACAGCGGGCGGCTGTTCCTGGCGCGCGATCGTCTCGGCATCAAGCCGCTGTATTACAGCCACGAGGCCGGCGTGTTCCGCTTCGCCTCGGCCTTGCCGGCGCTGCTGCGCGACGGCCTGGCGAGCAAGGCGCTCGATCCGGTCGCACTGCATCACTACATGAGCTTCCATTCCGTGGTGCCGGCGCCGCGCACGCTGCTGCAGTCGATCCGCAAGCTGGCCCCGGGCTGCCGCATGCGTATCGAGACCGACGGCACCATCCGCGAAGAGCGCTACTGGTCGCTGGAGTTCGGCGCCCGGGAGGGCGATCCGCAGGGCGCGGAGGAATGGGAAGATGCGGTGCTGGAGTCCATGCGCCAGGCCGTGCGTCGTCGCCTCACCGGCGATGTGCCGGTGGGCGTGCTGCTGTCGGGCGGGCTCGATTCCAGCCTTATCACCGGGCTGCTGGCGCGCGAGGGCGTACCGCACCTGAACACCTTCACGGTCGGGTTCGAGGACGTCGGCAAGGAAGAGGGCAACGAGTTTCGCTACTCGGACCTCGTCGCCCAGACCTTCGGCACCGAGCACCACCAGGTGTTCATCGACTCCAGTACGCTGCTCAAGCACCTGCCGGGCTGTTTCTCCGCCATGGCGGAGCCCATGGTGAGCCACGACAACATCGGCTTCTACCTGCTGTCGCGCGAGGTCTCCAAGCACGTCAAGGTGGTGCAGAGCGGGCAGGGCGCCGACGAGGTCTTCGGCGGTTACCACTGGTATCCGCCGCTGCTCGAGAGCCGTGACCCGGTGGCGGACTACGCCCGGGTGTTCTTCGACCGCGACCATGCCGAGTTTGCCGAAGCCGTGCATCCGGACCTCGTGGAGCGCGACTTCAGCCGCGAATTCGTGGCGGACTGGTTCGACTCGGCGGCGGCGACGGCGCCGGTGGACAAGGCCTTGCACATCGACACCAACGTCATGCTGGTGGACGACCCCGTGAAGCGGGTCGACAACATGACCATGGCCTGGGGCCTGGAGGCGCGGACGCCGTTCCTGGACCACGAGGTGGTGGAGCTCGCCGCGCGTTGTCCCGCGCCGCTGAAGCTGGCGCAGGAGGGCAAGGGCGTGCTGAAAGAAGCCGCGCGGCGAGTGATCCCGGACGGCGTGATCGACCGTCCCAAGGGCTACTTCCCGGTGCCGGCACTGAAGTACCTGCGTGGCGAGAGCCTGGAGATGGTGCGCGACGCCCTGACCGGGCGCGCCGCACGAGAGCGCGGCGTCTTCAACCCCGCCTACGTCGAGCGCCTGCTGCAGGCGCCCGAGGAGCACCTGACGCCGCTGCGCGGCTCCAAGCTCTGGCAGCTGGCGGTGTTCGAACTGTGGATGCAGACACACGGGATCTGAGGTCATGAGCGGAAAGAAAGTCTCAGGCGGCGAGCGTGGTGCGTCGAAGGGCGGACACCCGGCCTCCGACCGCTCGCGTCACCGGCTCGAACGCCAGGGCTCTGCCACGCTGCGCGGCTTCGTCGAGGAGGATCCGCAGCACAAGGGCACCCCGCTGAAACCCAACGCGACGCTGGACTGCGGCTGGGGCCGGCTGGTCTTCGCCCACACTTTCAGCGACAACGCCGAGCTGGCGCGCACCCTGCTGCAGGAGAAGGAAGGGCAACGCGACATCGCGATCTACCTGCGCGACCCGCACGTCGTTCTCGCCATGGCGCCGCAGGACCTGTTCCTCGACCCTTCGCACACCTACCGCTTGTGGTTTTTCAATTACCGCCCGGCACGGGTGCAGCCGCGCGGTTTCCGCGTGCGCCGACTGCGCAGCCGCGAGGACGCCGATGCCATGTACCGCCTGCTCAGCAGCCGCCGGATGGTGCCGCCCAGCCCCGAGTTCGTGCTCGAGCGGCTCAAGTCGCGCGCGTTGTCGTTCTTCATCGCCGAGGACGAGGACAGCGGCAGGATCATCGGTACCGTGACGGGGGTCGACCACGTCCATGCCTTCGGCGACCCGGAAAAGGGCTCCAGCATGTGGTGCCTCGCAGTGGATCCGCAGGCGGCGCAGCCTGGCATCGGCCGCGCCCTGGTGGCATGGGTGGCCGACCACTACGCGGCCCGCGGACGTGCATTCATGGACTTGTCGGTGATGCACGACAACGAGGCCGTCATCCGCCTGTACGAGAAGATGGGCTTCGAGCGCGTACCGGTGTTCGCCCTGAAACGGAAGAACGCCATCAACGAGCCCCTGTTCGTCGGCCCGGAGAACTACGACGCGCTGAACCCATATGCGCGCATCATCGTCGACGAGGCACGCCGGCGCGGCATCGGCGTGGAGCTGGTCGACGCCGAGGAAGGATATTTCGCGCTCACCCTGGGCGGACGCAGCATCCTGTGCCGTGAATCGCTCTCCGAGCTGACCAACGCCGTCGCCATGAGCCGCTGCGACGACAAGCGCATCACGCGCAAATTGCTCGCCGAGGCGGGCCTGAGCGTGCCGGCCCAGCAGGTGGCGGGCGACGCGGACTCCGATCGGGCTTTCCTGGCTGAGCATGGCGCCGTGGTGGTCAAGCCCGCGCGCGGGGAGCAGGGCCGGGGCGTTGCGGTGGACATCACGGATGCAGATGAAATGTCCGCGGCGATCGCGGCGGCCGGGCGCGTCTCTGATCGCGTCATCCTCGAGTCCTGTGCGCGCGGCGATGACCTGCGCGTCATCGTCATCGACTACCGCGTGGTCGCCGCCGCCTTGCGCAAGCCCGCCGAGATCACCGGCGACGGACGGCACGACATCCGCACGCTGATCGAAAAGCAGAGCCGCCGCCGTGCCGCGGCGACGGGTGGCGAGAGCCGGATCCCGCTGGACGAGGAGACCGAACGCTGCGTGAGCCGCAAGGGTCACGCTCTCGACGAGGTGCTGCCGCCGGGCGAGACACTGCGCGTGCGCGCCACGGCCAATCTGCACACCGGCGGGACCTTGCACGACGTGACGGAGCGCCTGTCGCCGCAGCTGCGCAAGGTGTGCGAGACGGCGGCGCGCACGCTGAAGATTCCGGTCGTCGGCCTGGACCTGCTGGTGACGGACCCGGCCGGGGACGACTATGTCTTCATCGAGGCCAACGAGCGGCCGGGACTGGCCAACCATGAGCCGCAGCCCACGGCTGAGCGCTTCGTCGACTTCCTCTTCCCGCAGACTGTACAGGTGAGCGATGCGACCCCTGCAAATTGACCTCGATTACCTGCAGCAGGTGCTGGTGGAACTGCTGCGCATCCCCAGTCCGGCCGGCTTCACCGACGAG
It contains:
- the pal gene encoding peptidoglycan-associated lipoprotein Pal yields the protein MSMRKIFIVLASALVLAACTRTTEPEEPVSGSAVEPEDGFVTQPLPDDGSYVNGRPVEGGFGAGEGAEALLGRSIIYFDFDSAAIRAEYTETLAAHADELVGNPALTVRLEGHTDERGSREYNIGLGERRAQAVRRALMLQGVPAAQLTTVSYGEEQPAVTGSDEEAWAMNRRVEIVYPQ
- the queC gene encoding 7-cyano-7-deazaguanine synthase QueC, which translates into the protein MSRDGDTSAARAVVLLSGGLDSATVLAAAVHAGLECHTLSFRYGQRHDAELVAAARISTALGAASHRVIGIDLGTVGGSALTDPDIAVPEAPSAGIPVTYVPARNSVFLALGMGLAEVLEADELHIGVNAVDYSGYPDCRPEFIAAFTRVAALATRRAVEGRPLCIQAPLIELSKADIIRWGVALGVDYALTVSCYQADADGTACGRCDACRLRREGFAAAGVPDPTRYRSPE
- a CDS encoding crotonase/enoyl-CoA hydratase family protein — encoded protein: MSEPIDQTSPRTVESTRQGHVTVISLARPGVRNAVDPATALQLYHAMLAFEADADAAVAVLTGSGDSFCAGFDLKTLAAGQADAWLAQLHFGERGEPPLGPMGPTRLRLSKPVIAAIAGPAVAGGMELALWCDLRVMERSAWMGVLCRRWGVPLIDGGTVRLPRIVGLGRALDLVLSGRRIDAEECLAIGLCDRVVEHGAALSAALALAAALAEAPQACLRSDRDALRYGVFPDEMAALQAEFAAGLDALRTEARDGAAAFSAGQGRHGAPPR
- the tolB gene encoding Tol-Pal system beta propeller repeat protein TolB; the protein is MSQRIAALFAFLFLLVPAAQAELRIEITQGVSEAVPIAVVPFGYTGEGRPALDLAAVIDSDLASSGRFAPMDRRDMVARPTRAEDVRLDDWRLLKTDILVIGQVSPLDGDRYAVEFQVFDVFRGEPLMAFSLTAAAANLRGAAHRIADMIFERLTGVPGIFSTRIAYVTVDKSGERNRYRLWLADADGARQTAIAESSQPIMSPAWAPDGRRIAYVSFESGVSRIFVQEVATGRREVVSGQPGINSAPAWSPDGRKLALVLGGVDGNLDIHVLSLDSGRLQQVTRHPAIDTEPDWAPDGRSLYFTSDRAGRPQVYRVGLDGDTPRRVTFEGVYNARPRISPDGSQLAVVHNDRGNFRIALFDLARGSLRVLSEGRQDESPSFAPNGSMVIYATRDGGRGVLAATSTDGRVKQRIATTEGEVREPVWSPYPR
- the ybgF gene encoding tol-pal system protein YbgF, translating into MNMRKTWLVLASAALLGGCLLPPEEDPVLIKLEELDRRVGAIERVVRNESLLQIATELEVLREEVRGLRGASEALQYEAENAATRQRDQYLDLDQRLQSLERRTRGGQPEDAVEGLPGGGALAVPVPVTPAPAANGSAGNVSAGNGQAAYQAALELLRQGRYAQAEEAFRQFLADFPDSDLVDNGLYWLAETHYVNRDFETALATFRQVLEKHPNSRKAPDALLKAGFCEYELQRFDEAQATLQAVMEQYPDSTAARLATQRLERIRSEQR
- the queE gene encoding 7-carboxy-7-deazaguanine synthase QueE; the protein is MSAASEEAVRAEAALRITEIFLSVQGEASSVGWPTVFVRLTGCPLRCTYCDTAYAFHGGERLSLDEILARVAGHGVRHVCVTGGEPLAQRACLDLVTRLCDAGYAVSVETSGALDIGGLDPRAQRVMDVKTPASGESARNLPTNLDALRRQDCAKFVVCDRADYDWARQFVSEHGLATRCEVLFSPCWGRVAPAALAEWILADRLPVRFQLQLHKVLWGDVPGR